Proteins encoded by one window of Flavobacterium sp. N502540:
- a CDS encoding ComEA family DNA-binding protein, whose product MNLRRFDVLLKFTREQRKGVFLLFIIIAVLQAVYFLVDFDISEKIDPEEKQWMALQSEIDSLKLLKSGEKRKVYTFNPNFITDYKAYKLGMSVQEIDRLLAFRKENKYVNSAKEFQEVTKISDSLLRVISPLFKFPDWVKNKSSHKMKRIEFVKEPVCKKEKIIVLDINSAGQEDLVKIYGIGEALSLRILKQREVLGGFVSMEQMNEVWGLSSEVVKELTAHFKVVIPSSLKKISINEASLKELAKFPYFRYALAKEIVTYRSMNGNINNIEDLSKIKGFPIEKAKIISLYLEF is encoded by the coding sequence ATGAATTTAAGGCGTTTTGATGTTCTTTTGAAGTTTACTCGAGAACAGCGTAAAGGAGTTTTTTTGCTTTTTATTATTATAGCTGTATTGCAGGCAGTTTACTTTCTCGTTGATTTTGATATTTCGGAGAAGATTGATCCTGAAGAAAAGCAGTGGATGGCTTTGCAATCCGAAATAGATTCTTTAAAGCTTTTAAAGTCTGGAGAGAAAAGAAAGGTCTATACTTTTAATCCAAATTTCATTACCGATTACAAAGCGTATAAATTAGGAATGTCTGTTCAGGAGATCGATCGTTTGTTGGCGTTTCGAAAAGAGAACAAATATGTAAATTCAGCAAAAGAATTTCAGGAAGTCACAAAAATCTCAGATTCTTTACTGAGAGTGATTTCTCCACTCTTTAAATTTCCGGACTGGGTTAAGAATAAATCAAGTCATAAGATGAAAAGAATCGAGTTTGTAAAAGAACCTGTTTGTAAAAAAGAGAAAATTATAGTGCTGGATATTAACAGTGCTGGTCAGGAAGATTTAGTCAAGATATATGGTATAGGGGAAGCTTTATCATTAAGGATACTTAAGCAAAGAGAAGTTTTGGGAGGTTTTGTTTCAATGGAACAAATGAATGAGGTTTGGGGGCTTTCATCAGAGGTCGTAAAAGAATTGACAGCGCATTTTAAAGTGGTAATTCCTTCCTCTTTAAAAAAAATCTCCATAAACGAAGCTTCTTTAAAAGAGTTGGCAAAGTTTCCTTACTTCCGTTATGCATTGGCTAAAGAAATTGTAACGTATCGAAGTATGAATGGAAATATTAATAATATTGAGGATTTGTCAAAAATTAAAGGTTTTCCTATTGAAAAAGCAAAAATAATTAGTTTATATTTGGAGTTCTAA
- the hpf gene encoding ribosome hibernation-promoting factor, HPF/YfiA family translates to MKVDVHAVNFTVDRKLVDFIQERMDKLEKYYDRVVSADVFLKVERTSDKENKAVEIKINVPGDDFLVKKQCKTFEEAVELSAESLERLLVKRKEKIRAHI, encoded by the coding sequence ATGAAGGTAGATGTTCATGCAGTTAACTTTACTGTTGACAGAAAATTGGTAGATTTTATTCAGGAAAGAATGGATAAATTGGAGAAATATTATGATCGTGTTGTTTCGGCGGATGTTTTTTTAAAAGTTGAAAGAACAAGTGATAAGGAGAATAAAGCAGTAGAGATTAAGATTAATGTACCGGGGGATGATTTTTTGGTTAAAAAGCAGTGTAAGACATTTGAAGAGGCGGTTGAGCTTTCGGCAGAATCTTTAGAAAGATTACTTGTTAAAAGGAAAGAAAAAATAAGAGCACATATATAA
- a CDS encoding PspC family transcriptional regulator, which translates to MSAILKLKFFFEKYGFHVSSRLADKLGMRVTSVRLFFIYISFVTAGLGFGIYLTLAFWIRLKDLIRAKRTSVFDL; encoded by the coding sequence ATGTCGGCTATTTTAAAACTTAAATTCTTTTTTGAAAAATATGGTTTTCACGTATCTTCAAGATTAGCTGATAAACTTGGAATGCGCGTGACAAGTGTGAGGTTGTTTTTTATTTACATTTCATTTGTTACCGCCGGGCTTGGATTCGGAATTTACCTTACTCTGGCTTTTTGGATTCGTTTAAAAGATCTGATTCGCGCCAAACGAACTTCAGTATTTGATTTATAA
- the rpsU gene encoding 30S ribosomal protein S21: protein MLIIPIKDGENIDRALKRYKRKFDKTGTVRQLRARTAFIKPSVIKRAQIQKAAYIQTLKDSLES, encoded by the coding sequence ATGTTAATTATACCAATTAAAGACGGAGAAAATATCGATAGAGCATTAAAGCGCTATAAAAGAAAATTTGATAAAACAGGAACTGTTCGTCAATTAAGAGCACGTACTGCTTTTATTAAGCCTTCTGTTATCAAAAGAGCTCAAATTCAAAAAGCGGCTTACATCCAAACATTGAAAGATAGTTTAGAGAGTTAG
- a CDS encoding pyridoxal-phosphate dependent enzyme — MDFSKNILETIGNTPLVKLNKIVAEIDALVLAKVETFNPGNSVKDRMAVKMIEDAEADGRLKPGGTIIEGTSGNTGMGLALVAIIKGYKLICVMSDKQSKEKMDILRAVGAKVVVCPTDVEPTDPRSYYSVSKRLASETPNSWYVNQYDNMSNALAHYEQTGPEIWKQTEGKITHFVVGVGTGGTISGVGKYLKEQNPNIKIWGIDTYGSVFKKYHETGIFDENEIYSYITEGIGEDILPKNVDFSLIDGFTKVTDKDAAVYTRKIALEEAIFVGNSAGACIKGLLQLKEHFKPDDVVVVLFHDSGSRYVGKMFNDDWMRERGFLEENVTKAEDVIKDHIDKQLIVVRTEELVSHAIERMRKYKISQIPVVDINGFVGSVDETDLFRSYVADKNVAEKPIKEVMGKPFPIVKLGTPIEEVSKLFTKENDAVLVDLGNGSHHIITKYDIIGSIK, encoded by the coding sequence ATGGACTTTTCAAAAAACATTTTAGAAACAATAGGTAATACACCATTGGTAAAACTCAACAAAATTGTTGCTGAAATAGATGCACTGGTATTGGCAAAAGTCGAAACATTTAATCCCGGAAATTCTGTTAAAGACAGAATGGCTGTGAAAATGATTGAAGATGCAGAGGCAGATGGCCGATTAAAACCGGGAGGAACTATTATTGAAGGGACTTCAGGAAATACGGGAATGGGATTAGCACTTGTAGCGATTATTAAAGGTTACAAATTGATCTGTGTAATGTCTGACAAACAGTCGAAAGAAAAAATGGATATCTTACGTGCAGTAGGAGCTAAGGTGGTAGTTTGTCCTACCGATGTTGAGCCTACCGATCCACGTTCTTACTACTCGGTTTCAAAACGTCTGGCTAGTGAAACGCCAAATTCATGGTATGTAAATCAATACGATAACATGTCTAATGCATTGGCACATTATGAGCAAACCGGACCGGAAATCTGGAAACAGACAGAGGGAAAGATTACTCATTTTGTAGTGGGAGTAGGAACAGGGGGAACTATTTCGGGAGTTGGAAAATATTTAAAAGAACAAAATCCAAATATTAAGATCTGGGGAATTGATACCTATGGTTCTGTTTTTAAAAAATACCATGAAACCGGAATTTTCGACGAAAATGAAATCTATTCTTATATCACAGAAGGAATTGGGGAAGATATTTTACCTAAAAATGTCGACTTCTCTTTAATTGACGGATTCACCAAAGTAACAGACAAAGATGCGGCAGTTTACACCAGAAAAATTGCTTTAGAAGAAGCTATTTTTGTTGGGAATTCGGCAGGAGCTTGTATAAAAGGGTTGTTACAGTTAAAAGAGCATTTCAAACCGGATGACGTTGTAGTAGTGCTATTTCATGACTCAGGAAGCCGTTATGTAGGTAAAATGTTTAATGACGACTGGATGCGCGAACGTGGTTTTCTGGAAGAAAATGTAACAAAAGCAGAAGACGTTATTAAAGATCATATCGATAAACAATTAATTGTCGTTCGTACCGAAGAATTAGTTTCTCATGCAATCGAACGTATGCGTAAGTATAAAATTTCGCAAATTCCGGTTGTAGATATCAATGGATTTGTTGGTTCTGTTGACGAAACGGATTTATTCAGAAGTTACGTTGCTGATAAAAACGTTGCCGAAAAACCGATTAAAGAAGTAATGGGTAAACCATTTCCAATCGTAAAATTAGGAACTCCAATTGAAGAAGTTTCTAAGCTGTTTACAAAAGAAAATGATGCCGTTTTAGTAGATCTTGGAAACGGAAGTCATCATATTATTACAAAATATGATATCATCGGGTCAATAAAATAA
- a CDS encoding DUF2851 family protein: MKEDFLHYLWRFKKFETLDLRTTQNEPLIIIKTGDYLELSGPDFFNAQIKIGNQKWAGNIEIHLKSSDWYVHGHEKDTAYDNVILHVVWEHDTAIFRKNNTEIPVLVLKEYTSKEILTNYNALITPKSWIFCEKSITEIEEFVFKNWQERLFFERLERKATFIYDLLEEYQQDWEAVLFSLFARNFGLNTNGNSFLQMAKSLPFSMVRKESFEVENLEALFFGTIGLLDADKEDVYFADLKIRYYYLLNKYQLKKRHIDPIQFYKHRPDNFPTIRLSQLANLYQKQNLFSKIVAVKSVEEVRQLLIVSANPYWQNHYQFDKESSRKPKALSVAFIDLLIINTIIPIQFAYAAARDESISEKLISFMNQVVPESNAIISKFEFFGIKAKNAFETQALLELKKEYCNQKACLRCALGVELLKNN; the protein is encoded by the coding sequence ATGAAAGAAGATTTTCTTCATTATCTGTGGAGATTCAAAAAGTTTGAAACTCTGGATCTTAGAACTACTCAAAATGAACCGCTCATCATTATTAAAACGGGTGATTATCTGGAACTTTCCGGGCCGGATTTCTTTAATGCTCAAATTAAAATAGGAAATCAAAAATGGGCAGGTAATATCGAAATACATCTCAAGTCGTCAGATTGGTATGTACACGGTCACGAAAAGGATACCGCCTATGACAATGTAATTCTACACGTGGTCTGGGAACATGATACAGCAATTTTTAGAAAGAATAATACCGAGATCCCGGTTTTGGTTTTAAAAGAGTATACTTCTAAAGAAATACTCACTAATTATAATGCCCTTATAACACCAAAATCATGGATATTCTGCGAAAAAAGCATCACTGAAATTGAGGAGTTTGTTTTTAAAAACTGGCAGGAAAGATTATTCTTTGAGCGTTTAGAACGTAAAGCAACATTCATTTACGATTTGTTAGAGGAATATCAACAGGACTGGGAAGCGGTTTTATTTTCATTGTTTGCAAGGAATTTTGGATTGAATACCAATGGAAATTCTTTTCTGCAAATGGCAAAATCCCTTCCGTTTTCAATGGTTAGAAAGGAAAGCTTTGAAGTTGAAAATCTCGAAGCGTTGTTTTTTGGCACCATTGGGTTGTTAGACGCTGATAAAGAAGATGTGTATTTTGCCGACTTAAAAATTAGGTATTATTATCTGTTGAACAAATACCAGCTAAAAAAGCGCCATATAGATCCGATCCAGTTTTATAAGCATCGTCCGGATAATTTCCCCACCATTCGACTCTCGCAACTTGCTAATTTATATCAAAAACAAAACCTGTTTTCAAAAATAGTTGCTGTAAAATCAGTTGAAGAAGTGCGCCAACTGTTGATCGTGTCGGCAAATCCATATTGGCAGAACCATTATCAGTTTGATAAAGAAAGTTCCAGGAAACCAAAGGCTTTATCTGTCGCATTTATAGATTTACTCATTATAAATACGATCATCCCGATTCAGTTCGCCTATGCGGCTGCAAGAGATGAATCAATTTCTGAGAAGTTAATTTCTTTTATGAATCAGGTAGTACCAGAAAGCAATGCGATTATTAGTAAATTTGAGTTCTTTGGAATAAAAGCTAAAAATGCTTTTGAAACTCAAGCGCTTTTAGAACTTAAAAAAGAATATTGCAATCAGAAAGCCTGTTTAAGATGTGCATTGGGAGTTGAGCTGCTTAAGAATAATTAG
- a CDS encoding APC family permease produces the protein MSIWRVKPISAFEADMKKSDLKRVLGKWSLTAIGVGAIIGGGIFVLTGTGAYYHAGPALAVSFIIAGIACVFAALCYSEFASILPVEGSAYAYAYGTIGEIFAWIIGWGLILEYAMGSMTVAVSWSGYFNKLLKMFHIHLPEWLTTDPASYSGEGFSMNLPAFLIVVLVISLLIKGTKSAAKANNFIVILKVSAVIFVIIAGLFFINTANWSPFIPAATQIIEKETTHNAYGIGGIVSGAAAIFFAYVGFDAVSTQAGEAVNPKKDVPFAIIASLLICTTLYILVSLVLTGMMNYKDFNPLGKYPDAIKAPVAYAFDIAGQGWAGFIITIAATIGLVSVLMVMIMGQSRIFLGMSKDGLIPAVFSKVNPLSGTPKTNLIILGGIIATVAAFTPINKLADMTSFGTLFAFTMVCIAVWILRVKQPGLTRTFKVPALPIIAVLGIAINTYLMINLSHDAQLLSLGWLAVGILVYFGYSKKRSRLNNNEIEE, from the coding sequence ATGTCAATTTGGAGAGTTAAACCTATATCAGCCTTTGAGGCCGATATGAAAAAAAGTGATTTAAAAAGAGTTTTAGGAAAATGGAGCCTTACAGCCATTGGTGTTGGTGCCATTATTGGAGGAGGAATTTTTGTACTTACAGGTACCGGAGCCTATTACCACGCTGGTCCGGCCTTAGCTGTTTCCTTCATCATTGCAGGGATTGCCTGTGTTTTCGCAGCTCTTTGTTATTCTGAGTTTGCCTCTATTTTGCCTGTTGAAGGTTCTGCTTATGCTTACGCATATGGAACAATTGGAGAAATTTTCGCCTGGATTATCGGTTGGGGACTTATCCTCGAATATGCAATGGGATCGATGACCGTCGCCGTTTCCTGGTCCGGATATTTTAACAAATTGCTTAAAATGTTTCACATCCATTTGCCCGAATGGCTCACAACAGACCCTGCCAGTTACTCTGGAGAGGGTTTTTCTATGAATCTTCCGGCTTTTTTAATTGTTGTTTTGGTGATTTCTTTACTTATTAAAGGAACTAAAAGTGCTGCAAAAGCAAACAATTTCATTGTTATTCTTAAAGTTTCAGCTGTAATATTTGTAATTATCGCTGGTCTTTTCTTTATCAATACTGCAAACTGGAGTCCGTTTATTCCGGCAGCTACTCAAATTATTGAAAAAGAAACTACTCACAATGCTTACGGTATTGGAGGAATTGTTTCCGGTGCTGCTGCAATTTTCTTTGCTTATGTAGGTTTCGATGCTGTTTCGACTCAGGCCGGAGAAGCAGTAAACCCTAAAAAAGATGTTCCGTTTGCGATCATTGCTTCCTTATTAATTTGTACTACCTTATATATTCTTGTTTCTTTAGTACTAACAGGAATGATGAACTATAAAGATTTTAATCCACTAGGAAAATATCCTGATGCTATTAAAGCTCCTGTTGCGTATGCATTTGATATTGCCGGACAAGGATGGGCTGGTTTTATTATTACAATTGCTGCAACAATAGGTCTTGTTTCTGTATTAATGGTAATGATCATGGGGCAATCCAGAATTTTCCTTGGTATGTCGAAAGATGGATTAATTCCTGCTGTGTTTTCTAAAGTAAACCCGCTTTCAGGAACTCCAAAAACGAATCTAATCATCTTAGGTGGTATCATTGCTACAGTTGCTGCTTTTACACCTATTAATAAACTAGCCGATATGACGAGTTTTGGAACTTTGTTTGCCTTTACAATGGTTTGTATCGCCGTTTGGATTTTAAGGGTAAAACAACCTGGATTAACGAGAACTTTCAAGGTTCCTGCTTTACCAATCATTGCTGTTTTAGGTATCGCTATCAATACTTACTTAATGATCAATTTAAGCCATGATGCTCAACTACTTTCGCTTGGTTGGCTGGCAGTTGGTATTCTGGTTTATTTTGGATACAGTAAGAAGAGATCAAGACTTAACAATAACGAAATCGAAGAATAA
- a CDS encoding tyrosine-type recombinase/integrase, giving the protein MKSNIEAFRDYLELEKKYSVHTVTAYLNDVFSFKEFNRVNFEQEGIEGVNYGQIRSWIVFLVDEGVSNVSVNRKMSSLKAFYRFLLKTKQIEVNPMLKHKALKTPKIVQIPFSEKELTDLLLEVGDPCGFEEVRDRLIVDLFYATGIRRAELIHLMKRDVDLSSGLLKVLGKRNKERIVPILPIIAGQMKLYLQERALIEKVVDEDYFFISGKGLKLSESFVYRLINSYFSKVSEKVKKSPHVLRHTFATHLLNNGADLNSVKELLGHSSLASTQVYTHNSLAELKKVYANAHPRNKQ; this is encoded by the coding sequence ATGAAATCAAATATAGAGGCGTTTCGTGATTATCTGGAGTTGGAGAAGAAGTATTCGGTTCATACGGTTACGGCTTATTTGAATGATGTTTTTTCTTTTAAGGAATTTAATAGAGTTAATTTTGAGCAAGAGGGAATTGAGGGGGTGAATTATGGTCAAATTAGAAGTTGGATTGTTTTTTTAGTGGATGAAGGAGTTTCGAATGTTTCTGTTAATCGAAAAATGTCGTCTTTGAAAGCGTTTTATCGGTTTCTTTTGAAAACAAAACAAATTGAGGTGAATCCGATGTTGAAACATAAAGCATTGAAAACGCCTAAGATTGTTCAGATTCCTTTTTCTGAAAAAGAGCTGACTGATTTGTTGTTGGAAGTTGGTGATCCTTGTGGGTTCGAGGAGGTTCGTGACAGGCTTATTGTGGATTTGTTTTATGCTACCGGGATAAGGAGGGCTGAGTTGATTCATTTAATGAAGCGTGATGTTGATTTGTCTTCTGGTTTGTTGAAGGTTTTGGGAAAGAGAAATAAAGAGCGTATTGTTCCGATATTGCCAATAATTGCGGGGCAGATGAAATTGTATTTGCAGGAAAGGGCTTTGATTGAAAAGGTAGTAGATGAAGATTATTTTTTTATTTCAGGCAAAGGGTTAAAATTGAGTGAATCTTTTGTGTATCGATTAATAAATTCTTACTTTAGTAAAGTCTCTGAAAAGGTAAAAAAGAGTCCGCATGTGCTTCGGCATACTTTTGCGACTCATTTATTAAATAACGGGGCAGATTTAAATTCAGTTAAGGAATTATTGGGGCATTCGAGTTTAGCGTCTACACAGGTTTATACTCACAATAGTTTAGCGGAGCTTAAAAAAGTGTATGCAAATGCGCATCCTAGGAATAAACAATAG
- a CDS encoding acyl-CoA dehydrogenase family protein, giving the protein MDFQYNETQLMIAQSIKDFAEKNIRPNIMEWDESQIFPVSLFKQLGEMGFMGVLVPEEYGGSGLGYHEYITVVEEIAKVDPSIGLSVAAHNSLCTNHILTFGNEEQKKKWLPKLATAEHIGAWGLTEHNTGSDAGGMNTTAVKEGDEWIINGAKNFITHAISGDIAVVIVRTGEKGDSKGMTAFVLEKGMKGFSSGKKENKLGMRASETAELVFDGCRVPDANRLGEVGQGFVQAMKILDGGRISIGALSLGISKGAYEAALKYSKERYQFGQPISNFQGISFKLADMATEIEASELLLHKAAYLKQQHKPVTTLGAMAKMYASEACVKIANEAVQIHGGYGYTKDFPVEKFYRDSKLCTIGEGTTEIQKVVISRNLLKE; this is encoded by the coding sequence ATGGATTTTCAATATAATGAAACGCAATTGATGATTGCGCAATCAATAAAAGATTTTGCTGAGAAAAATATCCGACCAAATATCATGGAATGGGATGAATCTCAAATTTTTCCGGTTTCCCTGTTCAAGCAATTGGGAGAAATGGGGTTTATGGGAGTTTTGGTTCCTGAAGAGTATGGAGGTTCCGGTTTAGGGTACCACGAATATATCACCGTTGTAGAAGAGATTGCAAAAGTCGATCCTTCAATTGGTTTATCTGTTGCAGCTCATAATTCATTATGCACGAATCATATTTTGACTTTCGGTAACGAAGAACAAAAGAAAAAATGGCTGCCAAAACTGGCAACAGCGGAACATATTGGAGCTTGGGGACTAACCGAGCACAATACCGGTTCAGATGCGGGTGGAATGAATACGACCGCAGTTAAAGAGGGAGATGAATGGATTATAAACGGCGCGAAAAATTTCATTACACATGCTATCTCCGGAGATATTGCAGTAGTAATTGTTCGTACCGGTGAAAAAGGAGACTCAAAAGGAATGACGGCTTTTGTTTTGGAGAAAGGAATGAAAGGATTTAGCTCAGGAAAGAAAGAAAATAAATTAGGAATGCGTGCCAGTGAAACTGCCGAGTTGGTTTTTGACGGCTGTCGTGTTCCGGATGCAAACAGATTGGGAGAAGTAGGACAAGGATTTGTTCAGGCGATGAAAATATTAGACGGTGGGCGAATTTCAATCGGAGCTTTATCTTTGGGAATTTCAAAAGGAGCTTATGAAGCAGCTTTGAAATATTCAAAAGAGAGATACCAATTTGGTCAGCCAATCAGCAATTTTCAAGGCATATCTTTCAAATTAGCAGATATGGCTACCGAAATAGAAGCCTCGGAGTTGTTATTGCATAAAGCAGCTTATTTAAAACAACAGCATAAGCCGGTTACAACATTAGGAGCTATGGCGAAGATGTATGCTTCCGAAGCTTGTGTGAAAATTGCCAACGAGGCGGTTCAGATTCATGGAGGCTACGGTTATACAAAAGATTTTCCGGTAGAGAAATTTTACAGAGATTCTAAATTGTGTACGATTGGAGAAGGAACAACTGAAATTCAAAAAGTAGTTATTTCCAGAAATTTGTTGAAAGAGTAA
- a CDS encoding putative porin yields MRIFIFLYLLVVPTLIFSQEKTTSKNSLDMNTKYSSITDTVKKKKAKIATIDQYQIITLEHDTTYVDTSLTLKSAYRQNHLRKDDFGLLAFSNIGQTFNTLQYSLTSFSPYPEIGFSGKHFNYMQADQINYYSAATPLTELFFNTTINKGQNVDSFITLNTSKNLNFSIAYKGLRSEGDYINQLVSAGNFRFTTSYATTDKRYAINAHYTYQDISNEENGGITTPTDFESDNKDYKNRQRLQVYLTDAKSFLKGRRLFFDHAFRVNPKNGNNNLYVTHQFNYENKLFEYNQATLGSNIGNGTAFQRFGDSYVTSGINDKTKYERLYNKAGLAYENSLLGKFNFFVDDYRSNYEYGRIIIRKDKTVVPDNLFVQINNFGGQYEYQKNKWNGRFLYSRSITNQSLSNLDAKLRYDLNDKIQFDFRYRNINKLPNNNFNLYQSSYTEYNWSNNFKNEKINSLSANVSTPWLNAEVQYTVLNDHLYFRDKSTDAQAAAHIQIIEPAQYGNAINYLEIKASREFKFGRFALDNTLLYQKVSQSDLILNVPDFVTRNTFYYSGYFFKKALYMQSGVVFNYFTKYYGNDYNPVVGEFFVQNNKKIGGYPLFDLFLNARIRQTRFYFKAEHINALFSKSDYYSAPNNPYRDFVIRFGLVWNFFQ; encoded by the coding sequence ATGAGAATATTCATTTTTCTATATCTTTTAGTTGTACCAACTTTAATCTTTTCTCAGGAAAAAACTACTTCTAAAAATAGTTTAGACATGAATACTAAATATTCAAGTATAACGGATACAGTAAAAAAGAAAAAAGCTAAGATCGCCACCATAGATCAATATCAAATTATCACATTGGAACACGATACGACATATGTAGATACTTCGTTAACTTTAAAAAGTGCTTACAGACAAAATCACCTTAGAAAAGACGATTTCGGACTTTTGGCCTTCTCCAATATTGGGCAAACATTTAATACATTACAGTACAGTCTGACCAGTTTTTCTCCTTATCCTGAAATTGGCTTTAGTGGTAAACATTTTAATTATATGCAAGCCGATCAGATTAATTATTATTCGGCAGCCACACCTTTGACAGAATTGTTCTTTAATACTACCATTAATAAAGGACAAAACGTAGACTCCTTTATCACTTTAAACACCTCAAAAAATCTCAATTTTTCGATTGCTTATAAAGGGTTGCGTTCAGAAGGAGATTATATTAATCAGCTGGTAAGTGCCGGAAATTTTAGGTTTACAACGAGTTACGCTACAACGGATAAAAGATATGCTATAAATGCACACTATACGTATCAGGATATTTCTAATGAAGAGAATGGCGGGATTACTACACCTACAGATTTTGAAAGTGATAACAAGGATTATAAAAACCGTCAGCGATTACAAGTGTATCTTACTGATGCAAAATCCTTTTTAAAAGGAAGACGCCTGTTTTTTGATCATGCGTTCAGAGTAAACCCCAAGAATGGGAACAACAATTTATATGTAACACATCAGTTTAACTACGAAAATAAACTTTTTGAATATAATCAGGCAACACTAGGTTCAAACATTGGTAATGGGACGGCGTTTCAACGCTTTGGAGATTCGTATGTTACAAGTGGTATTAACGATAAAACGAAATACGAAAGACTCTATAATAAGGCTGGACTTGCTTACGAAAACTCCCTTTTAGGAAAGTTTAATTTTTTTGTAGACGATTACCGATCCAATTACGAGTACGGGAGAATTATTATTAGGAAAGACAAAACGGTTGTACCGGATAATTTATTTGTACAAATTAATAATTTCGGAGGTCAGTACGAATACCAAAAGAATAAATGGAACGGTCGTTTTTTATATTCAAGATCGATTACAAATCAGTCGCTTTCTAACTTAGATGCGAAACTGAGATACGATCTGAATGATAAAATTCAGTTTGATTTCAGATATCGTAACATCAATAAATTGCCAAACAACAACTTTAATTTATACCAAAGCAGTTACACCGAGTACAACTGGTCGAATAATTTTAAAAATGAAAAAATTAACTCGCTTAGTGCCAATGTTTCTACACCTTGGTTAAATGCAGAAGTTCAGTATACCGTTTTAAATGATCATCTTTATTTTAGAGATAAATCTACTGATGCTCAGGCAGCGGCACATATTCAAATTATTGAACCGGCTCAATACGGGAATGCAATTAATTATCTGGAAATTAAAGCAAGCCGTGAGTTTAAATTTGGTCGATTTGCTTTAGACAACACACTTTTGTATCAAAAGGTAAGTCAGTCAGATTTGATTCTTAATGTACCTGATTTTGTGACCAGAAACACCTTCTATTATTCCGGTTACTTTTTTAAGAAAGCATTGTACATGCAATCTGGAGTTGTATTCAATTATTTTACAAAGTATTACGGAAATGACTATAATCCGGTTGTAGGAGAGTTTTTTGTTCAGAATAATAAAAAGATTGGCGGTTATCCGTTATTCGATCTTTTTCTGAACGCCAGAATTCGTCAGACCCGCTTTTATTTTAAAGCAGAACACATAAACGCTTTATTCTCAAAAAGCGATTATTATTCAGCACCTAATAATCCCTATCGTGATTTTGTAATCCGATTTGGTTTGGTTTGGAATTTCTTCCAATAA